The Salvelinus sp. IW2-2015 unplaced genomic scaffold, ASM291031v2 Un_scaffold8825, whole genome shotgun sequence genome includes the window TGTTAACCACAAATCATAACTCAGTACTGGAGCAGTGTCTCTTTATACCGAACGGTGATCCAATGACTGAGCATGTATCACTTTTATATACCATAGTGATCCAATACTGAGCCATGTATCACATATATAATAGTGACAATACTGAGCAGTACATTTATACCAAATTAGGAAAATCAATACTGGAGCAATTTATCATTTATAAATTATACCATAGTGATCAATACTGAGCATGTATCATTTTATACCATAGTGATCAATACTGAGCATGTATCATTTTATACCATAGTGATCAATACTGTACTTCATTACTTTACTACTTTATCATTCAACACTGTTTTACTGCTGTTGCTGGAGTCCTGAACTCATAAATCGACGCTGAACTTTACTTTATCATTCAGCAGTAGACCAGTACCAAACTTTACTAGTAATTAACAGATCAGGTATTCATTACTAGTCACATTCAAGGTAATGGTCATATTTTAAACATGTTTCCCTTGATGCTCAATGTCCAGACTGTTAGGTTGTAATTTTCAGAGTAattaactcacggacactagagacgcttaaccaagtttaattcttcccaaagggttgATACAGCTGMATTCAGACAACAACAAATCCCACcaccacaagtatatatactcaACTTTAggcctccttctctccaatccttacatcttatggttccacAGGGTAAAAGGATAATAAACCAGCATTTCTCCCTTCAGGGGGTCTGACGTGACCTCAACCGCTCCTTGGCCTAATCAACAGATGTCCATCCgcttcccctatagcaatcctgtgacttcctcccgtccagccaacacattccaaagccgtCTGTCTTCTCCAGATAACCATTAACTCTGATGTAAAAaccagtctctttcactcctttatatactatGCTTCTGTCTTCTACATTAACTCTGATGTAAAAaccagtctctttcactcctttaTGCTTCTGCGTCTAACAGTGTTCCAAGTTTCACCCAGAATCTAACATTAGACTAGAACAGAGCTGCCAAGACGGTGATGTGAGAGTCTATCAACAACACAATCTGAGGATGTCTGTACATACTataactctgtctctgtgtttctgttgtagctgtggtctgtgtgttgtcaGGGGTGATTACAAACAGAGCAACAGAAGGAGGAAATGCTCACATTCAGTGTCCTTATGATCGGGGGTATGAGACATACCAGAAGTACCTCTCTAAAGGGTCATACagagacagtgttgttgtcaTCCAAACCCAAAAACAACGGCACCCAGCGTGGACTTATAAAGGGAGATATTCTCTGTATGAcgacacagagagaagagtcttCACTGTGAACATCACTAACCTGATCCTAGAGGATGCTGATACATACTGGTGTGGAGTGAATACATGGGGACATGATGAGCCAACTGAAGTCAGGCTCACTGTGGTCAGAGGTTTGTGTCTGAGAATTTATTTTTGTGTGCTAATGATTAATGTGACATGTTGTACTATATATATTTGTGCTGATACATtctttgtttctctgtttctctctcacagcTCCTGTTCCTCCCAAACCTGGCTCAGTCACCTCCAGACCTCTCTTCTCCACAACACACCCATCAACAAAAATCACCACTGGTACATATTACCCTAAGAGACACGGCTCTCTAAAGACTACACACCtacatctccctctcccccagtcACTGATATTAACCATGTTATTTAGTCCCTATAACCTGTTCAGTTATTATCTTAGTTATTGTAACTGTTACTCAGAGAGTGCTGTATTGAGAGCTAGTAGTTACAGTCATTATctttgtattgtaatgtactcAGAGAGGTGCTGTATTGAGACCTAGTTGTTACAGTCATTATTCTTTAGTTTGTAACTGTACTCAGAGAGGTTCGTATTGAGagacagtagttatagtcattatcTTTAGTATTGTAACTGTACTCAGAGAGGTTCTGTATTGAGAGACTAGTAGTTACAGTCATTATCTTTAGTATGTAACTACTCAGAGAGGTTCTGTATTGAGAGACAGTAGAATGTTATATCTTTTTAGTATTGTAACTTACTCAGAGAGGTGCTGTATTGAGAGACTAGTAGTATAGTCATTATCTTAGTATTGTAACTGTACTCAGAGAGGTTCTGTATTGAGAGACTAGTAGTTATATCATTATCTTTAGTATTGTAACTGTACTCAGAGAGGTTCTGTATTGAGAGACTAGTAGTTAAGTCATTATTTTAGTATTGTAACTTACTCAGAGAGGTTCTGTATTGAGAGACtagtagttatagtcattatcTTTAGTATTGTAACTACTCAGAGAGGTTCTTATTGAGAGCtagtagttatagt containing:
- the LOC112079643 gene encoding CMRF35-like molecule 2, with translation LCLCVSVVAVVCVLSGVITNRATEGGNAHIQCPYDRGYETYQKYLSKGSYRDSVVVIQTQKQRHPAWTYKGRYSLYDDTERRVFTVNITNLILEDADTYWCGVNTWGHDEPTEVRLTVVRAPVPPKPGSVTSRPLFSTTHPSTKITTGDVMFSGVVLGGVILLLGLLLFMFFRQRRDRDRRPTANQDTGTIATTDTACDFTSIFATATNPCTNVIYSKVGPSPEVLDSVTYTTVNFTRNPACLQGPEPLGPCLRTTWPDDLLSPVYLLLLQFQLSCLQLLNPACSLDVLP